A window of Candidatus Deferrimicrobiaceae bacterium contains these coding sequences:
- a CDS encoding polyphenol oxidase family protein, whose protein sequence is MRLPNFIQSPLLLGETGTYHAFCGVDPVPGRDGRTRLREAFGVPPDAMGTLVQIHSGLVLEMEDADGGNPDGGARDGDGLWTGRPGRGVGVRTADCVPVLIAHRELPLAAAVHAGWRGLAEGVIPATVAALAGRFGAGVVDGLVAAVGPCARGCCYEVGADVADALAPLPGVAGALRPGRAPGKWMADLLPAAVAQLRAAGIAEGRCDAPGVCTICDARFNSYRRERSVSLRQLSFLFIP, encoded by the coding sequence ATGAGATTGCCGAATTTCATCCAGTCGCCGCTGCTCCTCGGGGAGACCGGGACTTATCATGCCTTCTGCGGCGTCGATCCCGTGCCGGGGCGCGACGGGCGCACCCGGCTGCGCGAGGCGTTCGGGGTCCCGCCGGATGCGATGGGCACGCTGGTGCAGATCCACTCCGGCCTCGTCCTCGAGATGGAGGACGCCGACGGGGGCAACCCCGACGGAGGCGCCCGGGATGGCGACGGGCTCTGGACCGGTCGACCCGGTCGCGGCGTCGGGGTGCGGACCGCCGATTGCGTCCCCGTGCTGATCGCGCACCGGGAACTCCCGCTGGCCGCCGCTGTGCACGCCGGCTGGCGCGGGCTGGCCGAGGGCGTCATCCCGGCGACGGTCGCGGCGCTCGCCGGGCGGTTCGGCGCGGGGGTCGTCGACGGCCTGGTCGCCGCCGTCGGCCCGTGCGCCCGCGGGTGCTGCTACGAGGTCGGCGCCGATGTGGCCGACGCGCTGGCGCCGCTTCCCGGCGTCGCCGGGGCGTTGCGTCCCGGCAGAGCGCCGGGCAAGTGGATGGCCGACCTTCTGCCCGCGGCGGTGGCGCAACTCCGGGCGGCGGGCATCGCCGAGGGGCGTTGCGATGCGCCCGGCGTCTGCACGATCTGCGACGCCCGCTTCAACTCGTACCGCCGCGAGCGCTCCGTGTCGCTGCGCCAGCTCTCGTTCCTGTTCATTCCCTGA
- the gluQRS gene encoding tRNA glutamyl-Q(34) synthetase GluQRS has translation MGGQAGSVTAEGRISPPVGRFAPSPTGPLHFGSLVAALGSWLFARSAGGRWLVRMEDLDAPRVVPGCADDILRTLETLGFAWDGGVVFQSSRTEAYSAALDRLKAAGAAYPCGCSRAEVSRAATAPHSGEDEVAYPGTCRYGLPPGKAARAWRVLAGEETVSFRDRVLGGQSSDLASTCGDFVVRRADGLFAYQLAVVVDDAWQGVTQVVRGADLLTSTARQIRLQRLLGFPVPEYAHLPLVGTAGGGKLSKRDSAVSLAAGRDLARDGGRLLASALVFLGQRVPQDAAALPAPELLAAASAAFDPARIPITGGPFPS, from the coding sequence ATGGGCGGACAGGCAGGGTCGGTCACGGCGGAGGGGCGCATCTCTCCGCCCGTCGGACGGTTCGCCCCCTCGCCGACCGGGCCGCTCCACTTCGGATCCCTCGTGGCCGCGCTCGGGAGCTGGCTGTTCGCGCGAAGCGCCGGCGGCCGCTGGCTCGTGCGGATGGAGGACCTGGACGCCCCGCGGGTCGTGCCCGGTTGCGCCGACGACATCCTCCGGACGCTCGAGACGCTCGGCTTCGCGTGGGACGGCGGCGTCGTTTTCCAGAGCAGCCGGACGGAAGCCTACAGCGCCGCGCTGGACCGGTTGAAGGCGGCGGGTGCCGCGTACCCCTGCGGCTGCTCGCGCGCGGAGGTTTCCCGGGCGGCGACGGCGCCGCATTCCGGGGAGGATGAGGTTGCCTATCCCGGCACGTGCCGCTACGGGTTGCCGCCGGGGAAGGCGGCGCGCGCCTGGCGGGTCCTCGCCGGAGAGGAGACGGTTTCTTTCCGCGACCGCGTTCTCGGGGGACAGTCGTCCGACCTCGCATCGACGTGCGGCGATTTCGTGGTGAGGCGGGCCGACGGGTTGTTCGCATACCAGCTCGCGGTCGTGGTCGACGACGCCTGGCAGGGGGTGACCCAGGTGGTCCGTGGGGCCGACCTCCTCACCTCGACGGCGCGCCAGATCCGCCTTCAGCGATTGCTCGGGTTTCCCGTTCCCGAATACGCTCACTTGCCTCTGGTCGGCACGGCCGGCGGGGGCAAGCTGTCCAAGCGGGACAGCGCGGTCTCCCTGGCGGCGGGCCGAGACCTCGCGCGCGACGGCGGCCGGCTGCTCGCATCCGCACTCGTCTTCCTGGGGCAGCGGGTGCCCCAGGACGCGGCGGCACTTCCCGCCCCGGAGCTGCTGGCCGCGGCGTCGGCCGCGTTCGACCCCGCCCGCATCCCAATCACCGGAGGTCCGTTCCCTTCATGA
- a CDS encoding redoxin domain-containing protein has translation MRRVMTLLPILALAAGCNGVGEDLSPSATDRRPPVVSGTTGPAVGQNAPDFTLPGTLGESVTLSASLAGRRAIVLYFTMWCPICDAHMSHMRSAVIPAYPDVAFLVIDYVSGSVADALRSETENGYLGSGFTVLVDTGNPVLHAYAATMGTTVVVDNTGVIRMNEDYGNGTRLLSVLGGLP, from the coding sequence ATGCGCCGGGTCATGACCCTGCTCCCGATCCTCGCGCTGGCGGCCGGATGCAACGGCGTGGGGGAAGACCTGTCGCCCTCCGCCACCGACCGGCGCCCGCCCGTCGTATCCGGCACGACCGGTCCCGCAGTCGGGCAGAACGCCCCCGACTTCACGCTCCCGGGCACGCTCGGGGAAAGCGTCACCCTCTCCGCGAGCCTCGCGGGGCGAAGGGCGATCGTCCTCTACTTCACGATGTGGTGCCCGATCTGCGACGCCCACATGAGCCACATGCGAAGCGCCGTCATTCCCGCCTATCCCGACGTGGCGTTCCTCGTGATCGACTACGTGTCGGGCAGCGTCGCCGACGCCCTCCGGTCCGAGACCGAAAACGGCTATCTCGGGTCGGGATTCACGGTGCTCGTCGATACCGGCAACCCGGTGCTTCACGCCTACGCCGCGACGATGGGCACGACCGTGGTCGTCGACAACACGGGCGTCATCCGGATGAACGAGGACTACGGGAACGGCACCCGGTTGCTCTCCGTGCTCGGGGGGCTGCCATGA
- a CDS encoding nitrous oxide reductase accessory protein NosL, which translates to MNIPRGRIGIAVVLLLISAAAFAQDDISRHRFCAECGMDRKAYGFSRMLIVYEDGAEVGACSLHCAAAALDKGAGRTVKSILAADRDRTALVDAEKATWVIGGKKRGVMTAVPKWAFAAPEAAEAFVNAHGGKIASWAEALEAARKEPR; encoded by the coding sequence ATGAACATACCGAGGGGACGCATCGGCATCGCCGTCGTTCTGCTCCTGATATCCGCAGCCGCCTTCGCTCAGGACGACATCTCCCGTCACCGGTTTTGCGCCGAATGCGGGATGGACCGGAAGGCCTACGGCTTCAGCCGGATGCTGATCGTCTACGAGGACGGCGCCGAAGTCGGCGCCTGCAGCCTGCATTGCGCCGCGGCCGCCCTCGACAAGGGGGCGGGCAGGACGGTGAAGTCGATCCTCGCGGCCGACCGCGACCGCACGGCACTGGTCGATGCGGAAAAGGCGACTTGGGTCATAGGGGGGAAGAAGCGGGGCGTGATGACCGCGGTGCCGAAGTGGGCCTTCGCCGCGCCCGAAGCGGCGGAGGCATTCGTCAATGCCCACGGGGGAAAGATCGCCTCCTGGGCCGAGGCGCTGGAGGCGGCGCGGAAAGAACCGCGCTAG
- a CDS encoding RluA family pseudouridine synthase has translation MPVTHRLTVPPGDAGERLDRFLAASLPDLSRSRLQRLIEDGQVTLASGDARPSGRLKAGDAIVVTIPPPRPLELIPEDRPLRILYQDAYLLVVEKPAGMVVHPAPGHAEGTLVHVLLAHAEGLSGIGGVERPGIVHRLDRDTSGILVVAKTDAAHAGLSARFATHDLVRRYHGIVWGSPAKASGTVVTRIGRHPVNRKKMAVLERGGREAITRYRLLETFGPFSRVEFELETGRTHQVRVHCAHLGCPIVGDDVYGKSRKVVLGKGAGSQTVVLDRYFLHAFHLAFEHPVTGEKLSFTVDDPPEFGIFRDEVLAAGGK, from the coding sequence TTGCCCGTCACGCACCGGCTGACCGTTCCCCCGGGAGACGCGGGGGAGCGGCTCGACCGGTTTCTCGCCGCATCGCTTCCCGACCTGTCGCGTTCCCGCCTGCAACGGCTCATCGAGGACGGGCAGGTGACGCTGGCCTCCGGCGACGCCCGCCCCTCGGGTCGGCTCAAGGCCGGCGACGCGATCGTTGTCACGATTCCCCCCCCACGCCCGCTCGAGCTCATCCCCGAGGATCGGCCTCTGCGCATCCTGTATCAGGACGCCTACCTGCTCGTGGTCGAGAAGCCGGCGGGGATGGTCGTCCACCCCGCGCCCGGCCACGCCGAGGGCACGCTCGTCCATGTTCTGCTCGCGCACGCCGAGGGGCTTTCGGGCATCGGCGGCGTCGAGCGTCCCGGCATCGTCCACCGGCTCGACCGAGACACGTCGGGCATCCTCGTTGTCGCGAAGACCGACGCGGCGCATGCGGGGCTCTCTGCGCGCTTCGCGACCCACGACCTCGTCCGCCGTTACCACGGCATCGTCTGGGGAAGCCCCGCGAAGGCGAGCGGCACGGTCGTCACGCGCATCGGCCGCCATCCGGTCAATCGCAAGAAGATGGCGGTGCTGGAGCGGGGCGGCCGCGAGGCGATCACGCGCTATCGGCTGCTCGAGACGTTCGGCCCGTTCAGCCGGGTCGAGTTCGAGCTCGAGACGGGGCGCACCCACCAGGTGCGCGTCCACTGCGCCCACCTTGGCTGCCCGATCGTGGGCGACGACGTCTACGGAAAATCGCGAAAAGTAGTCCTGGGCAAGGGAGCGGGGTCGCAAACGGTCGTCCTCGACCGGTATTTTCTCCACGCGTTCCACCTGGCGTTCGAGCATCCCGTGACCGGCGAAAAGCTGTCGTTCACGGTCGACGATCCGCCCGAGTTCGGCATCTTCCGGGACGAGGTGCTGGCCGCCGGCGGCAAATGA
- a CDS encoding Do family serine endopeptidase has translation MTGRAHIRPAACCAAGAALIVLLASGCTRKPASEGTSAGTVAAPVAAIQQAFTSVVEGAVPSVVNISTVMRFAKGSVPPPRDDNGNPLPPDYLDVLEQNGGYRDDSLGTGLILAEDGLIVTNEHVIRDADEIVVRLSDRTEYPGQVIGADPRTDIALVRIKPGRKLKPARLGDSSHLKPGEFAIAVGSPFGLESTVTQGVISATGRTDFVDDAGEDLIQTDASINPGNSGGPLLNIRGEVIGITSSIMSSAQGIGFAIPINTVKAVAQELSAHGTVRRGWLGVEIQPLTTELAESFGVRGEQGVLINRVTPKSPAEKAGLRAGDILTVFQGKRVTGQKELQRQIAGTAPGSAVGLEILREGKRASVTAQLSEMEGKGPTQTPRRETADALGLAVTPIPGTIAKELSIEGGVAVNYVEPTGVAWQGGIREGDILLRINHAPVAGVEGYRRIISALPSRRMVSVLVYRNGGQTYMAFRTR, from the coding sequence ATGACCGGGCGCGCGCACATCCGACCGGCTGCCTGTTGCGCCGCAGGCGCCGCGCTCATCGTGCTGCTCGCCTCCGGATGCACCCGGAAACCGGCGAGCGAGGGCACGTCGGCGGGGACGGTCGCCGCGCCGGTGGCCGCGATCCAGCAGGCCTTCACGTCGGTCGTCGAGGGCGCCGTGCCGTCGGTCGTCAACATCAGCACCGTGATGCGGTTCGCGAAGGGCTCCGTACCGCCCCCCCGCGACGACAACGGCAACCCGCTGCCGCCCGACTACCTCGACGTGCTCGAGCAGAACGGCGGCTACCGGGACGATTCGCTCGGGACCGGCCTCATCCTCGCCGAAGACGGCCTGATCGTGACCAACGAGCACGTCATCCGCGACGCGGACGAGATCGTCGTCCGCCTCTCCGACCGCACCGAATACCCGGGGCAGGTGATCGGCGCCGATCCCCGCACCGACATCGCGCTGGTCCGCATCAAGCCGGGGCGCAAGCTCAAGCCGGCGCGGTTGGGCGATTCCTCGCATCTCAAGCCCGGCGAGTTCGCGATCGCGGTCGGCAGCCCGTTCGGGCTCGAGAGCACCGTCACGCAAGGCGTGATCAGCGCGACGGGGCGCACCGATTTCGTCGACGACGCGGGCGAAGACCTGATCCAGACCGATGCCTCGATCAACCCGGGCAACTCGGGCGGCCCGCTGCTCAACATCCGGGGCGAGGTCATCGGCATCACCTCCTCCATCATGAGCAGCGCGCAGGGGATCGGCTTCGCCATCCCGATCAACACCGTGAAGGCGGTGGCGCAAGAGCTGTCGGCGCACGGCACGGTCCGCCGCGGGTGGCTCGGCGTCGAGATCCAGCCGCTGACGACCGAGCTTGCCGAATCGTTCGGCGTCCGGGGAGAGCAGGGCGTCCTGATCAACCGGGTGACCCCCAAGAGCCCTGCCGAGAAGGCCGGCTTGCGGGCGGGCGACATCCTGACCGTGTTCCAGGGGAAGCGGGTGACCGGCCAGAAGGAACTGCAGCGCCAGATCGCAGGCACGGCGCCGGGCAGCGCGGTCGGACTCGAGATCCTGCGCGAAGGCAAGCGGGCGTCGGTGACGGCCCAGCTCTCCGAGATGGAAGGGAAGGGGCCGACCCAGACCCCTCGCCGGGAGACGGCCGACGCGTTGGGATTGGCGGTGACGCCGATTCCGGGCACAATAGCGAAGGAACTGTCGATCGAGGGCGGCGTGGCGGTCAACTACGTCGAGCCCACCGGCGTGGCTTGGCAGGGCGGCATCCGGGAGGGCGATATCCTGCTGCGGATCAATCACGCCCCCGTCGCCGGTGTCGAGGGCTATCGCCGGATCATCTCGGCGCTGCCGTCCCGGCGGATGGTATCGGTTCTGGTCTACCGCAACGGCGGGCAGACCTACATGGCGTTTCGCACCCGGTGA